Proteins co-encoded in one Pseudomonadota bacterium genomic window:
- a CDS encoding tetratricopeptide repeat protein, which translates to MRYFMFLMLILGILGPASAGPMEALVAYKKGDYKTAFTQWVDLANHGMTKAQYYVGVMQINGQGTESDPNSGARYIEMAAINGYAPAQHVFGMLYYNGQGVDKDLIRAYVWLSLAVLHGRKKAGIERDKVWWQMPPPQVAEARLKLADLVADDRTGLGDDRKAAQIIKALAETGHAEAQLRLAKLYFEGRGVTLDIIESYKWHTLSAFRGNIEAQATDAQLKSHMTQKQIDEASSRAANWVPCRKGNHEC; encoded by the coding sequence ATGCGATACTTTATGTTCTTAATGCTGATCCTAGGCATCTTAGGGCCGGCATCCGCAGGCCCCATGGAGGCTCTTGTTGCTTACAAGAAGGGTGATTACAAAACTGCGTTTACTCAGTGGGTCGATCTCGCTAACCATGGCATGACAAAAGCACAATATTACGTAGGAGTAATGCAAATTAATGGGCAAGGGACTGAGTCCGATCCCAATTCTGGAGCTCGCTATATCGAAATGGCGGCAATTAATGGTTACGCACCTGCTCAACATGTTTTTGGAATGCTCTACTATAACGGGCAAGGCGTTGATAAAGACCTAATTCGCGCATACGTATGGCTATCCTTGGCTGTGTTACATGGACGTAAAAAGGCAGGAATAGAACGTGATAAAGTATGGTGGCAAATGCCCCCCCCTCAAGTTGCCGAGGCTCGCTTAAAACTCGCTGACCTAGTTGCAGATGATCGGACGGGATTGGGTGACGATAGAAAGGCCGCTCAAATAATAAAAGCGTTGGCAGAAACTGGCCATGCGGAGGCACAGTTAAGATTAGCAAAACTTTACTTTGAGGGCCGAGGTGTGACGCTTGACATCATTGAGAGCTACAAATGGCATACACTATCTGCTTTTAGAGGTAATATCGAGGCACAGGCCACGGATGCTCAGTTGAAGTCGCACATGACACAAAAACAGATTGACGAGGCCTCATCACGAGCAGCCAACTGGGTACCGTGTAGGAAAGGCAATCACGAGTGCTGA
- a CDS encoding ABC-F family ATP-binding cassette domain-containing protein, whose product MLDEVNVSIPAGHKVGLVGQNGTGKTTLLKLIMRQLSPSGGDIVFPQKWELGMTTQNAPEGCLSLLDTVLAANRELTKLKKDAEDISNPERLAQVHDRLWDLEAHSAEARAARILAGLGFDDAAQHRPCHEFSGGWRMRVALASLLFVKPDLLLLDEPTNHLDLEATLWLEDFLKQYRGTFIVVSHDRHLLNLVVQEILHLEKRKLTLYSGGYDKFENARRMRLEQNIQQRKKQEKERAHIQNFIDRFRYKASKAKQAQSRLKKLKRLQPIADLQTDQNRKFIFPTPSPLSPPLLTLEKVDVGYTTEPVLRDINVRLDSDDRIAILGANGNGKSTLIKLLAGHLKPITGKKTISSKLRIGYFAQHQTDELNIKGTPISEIARNRPRDTDTQLRSHLGRFGFDQDRAETQVLALSGGEKARLLFALMSCNKPHILLLDEPTNHLDVDYRQALIQAINCFEGAVIIVSHDPHVIELTVDHFWIVQGGAVKNFNGDVQDYRQLLLNRQSGKVFINRPDSSRHIRKEQRRAAASTRANLAPLKKALAHAENMVETLDSEKKKLQMSMADPALYDDSLDRSILLQKQLGRIEKDLAKAEKTWAKLQEDWDQQKNG is encoded by the coding sequence TTGCTTGACGAAGTTAATGTGAGCATACCTGCTGGTCATAAAGTTGGTCTTGTTGGCCAAAATGGCACCGGCAAAACAACGTTGCTAAAGCTAATCATGCGTCAATTAAGCCCATCTGGAGGTGACATTGTTTTCCCACAAAAATGGGAATTAGGTATGACAACCCAAAACGCACCAGAAGGTTGCCTTTCGTTACTAGATACTGTGCTCGCAGCAAACAGAGAACTAACTAAGCTAAAAAAAGATGCTGAAGATATAAGTAATCCTGAACGTCTGGCTCAAGTCCATGATCGACTGTGGGATCTAGAGGCCCATAGTGCAGAGGCGAGGGCAGCAAGGATTCTAGCAGGGCTTGGCTTTGATGATGCTGCCCAACATCGCCCATGCCACGAATTTTCTGGTGGTTGGCGCATGCGCGTTGCTCTCGCTTCTCTTCTCTTTGTTAAACCTGACTTGCTGCTCTTGGACGAACCAACCAACCACTTGGATCTTGAGGCTACGTTATGGTTAGAGGATTTTTTGAAGCAATACCGCGGGACATTCATAGTTGTGAGCCATGATCGTCATTTATTAAATCTGGTGGTTCAAGAAATTCTCCACCTTGAAAAGCGTAAATTGACCCTTTATTCAGGTGGCTATGACAAATTTGAAAATGCACGCCGCATGCGCTTGGAGCAGAATATTCAACAACGCAAAAAACAGGAAAAAGAGCGCGCCCATATTCAAAACTTCATCGATCGTTTCCGTTACAAGGCAAGCAAGGCAAAACAGGCACAATCTCGATTGAAAAAATTAAAGCGATTGCAACCCATTGCCGATCTACAAACTGATCAGAACCGAAAATTTATATTCCCAACACCATCCCCTCTTTCGCCTCCCTTATTAACCTTGGAAAAAGTAGATGTTGGCTATACCACTGAGCCTGTCTTGCGTGATATCAACGTTCGACTGGATAGCGATGACAGAATCGCGATTTTAGGTGCCAATGGAAATGGCAAGTCTACACTAATCAAACTGCTAGCCGGACACCTCAAACCCATTACCGGAAAAAAAACAATATCTAGTAAACTTCGCATTGGATACTTTGCGCAACATCAAACTGATGAACTCAATATTAAGGGAACACCCATATCTGAAATTGCCCGTAACAGGCCCAGAGATACCGATACTCAATTGCGAAGCCATCTTGGAAGATTTGGCTTTGATCAAGACCGCGCAGAAACACAAGTTTTAGCTCTGTCTGGTGGAGAAAAAGCGCGCCTTCTTTTCGCCCTCATGAGCTGCAATAAACCACATATACTCTTACTTGACGAGCCGACTAACCATCTTGATGTGGATTACCGTCAAGCTCTAATCCAAGCAATAAACTGCTTTGAGGGAGCTGTAATTATTGTCAGCCACGACCCCCATGTTATTGAGCTAACGGTAGACCATTTCTGGATAGTACAAGGCGGCGCTGTGAAGAATTTTAATGGTGATGTACAAGATTACCGTCAACTGTTACTGAACCGACAAAGTGGTAAGGTTTTTATTAATAGGCCAGATAGCTCACGTCATATCCGCAAAGAACAACGCCGTGCAGCTGCCTCAACGAGAGCTAATTTAGCACCACTTAAAAAAGCGCTGGCCCATGCAGAAAATATGGTTGAAACTTTAGACAGTGAAAAAAAGAAACTTCAGATGAGCATGGCTGACCCTGCTCTTTATGATGATAGCTTAGATCGATCAATTCTATTGCAAAAACAACTTGGCCGAATCGAAAAAGATCTTGCGAAAGCTGAAAAAACTTGGGCGAAGTTGCAAGAGGACTGGGACCAACAGAAAAATGGTTAA
- a CDS encoding MFS transporter, which produces MFNSKFVRRPIFVLVAAACIIFAAFGIRQSMGLFLRPISDGLGWGREILSLALATQNLLIGFAAPFFGAIADRWGPPKTLAVGGLLFSLGLLLMSLASTPFLMFVSAGVMMGIGLGACGMPLVLATVSKVAPEQKRSLWIGIITTCGTGGQLLLVPASRLAISELDWPTSLLMLSIIAMLIVPIALTTSSAITKDTAKDNNINIREALREAFYHRSYRFLTSGFFVCGFHVAFVAIHLPAFVHDRCAAPGLGATALMLIAFCNMIGAATSGWLGGRYSKKYLLSAIYSGRALVMCCFLLFPVTPLTVIVFSCFIGLLWLSTVPPTSGLVSQIFGLRYMGMLYGIVFLSHQLGAFVGIWLGGYIFDSTGSYAIVWWTAVALAAASAIIHLPIDERPLARLNKA; this is translated from the coding sequence GTGTTCAACTCAAAGTTTGTGCGCCGACCCATTTTCGTACTGGTTGCAGCTGCATGCATAATTTTTGCTGCCTTCGGTATTCGCCAAAGCATGGGCCTTTTTTTGCGCCCTATCTCTGATGGATTGGGATGGGGGCGAGAGATTCTCTCGCTTGCTCTCGCAACACAAAATCTTCTCATCGGTTTTGCCGCCCCATTTTTTGGTGCAATAGCAGACCGTTGGGGTCCGCCAAAAACTTTAGCAGTTGGAGGGTTGTTATTCTCATTGGGGCTGCTACTCATGAGCCTTGCATCAACCCCTTTCCTTATGTTTGTGAGCGCCGGCGTTATGATGGGTATCGGGCTTGGCGCATGTGGGATGCCCTTAGTACTTGCAACTGTGAGCAAAGTGGCCCCCGAACAAAAACGCAGCCTCTGGATAGGTATCATCACAACATGTGGCACGGGGGGACAGCTCCTATTGGTCCCAGCAAGTAGACTAGCCATTAGCGAACTTGATTGGCCTACTAGCTTGCTCATGCTGTCTATAATAGCAATGCTGATTGTGCCGATAGCATTGACCACATCATCTGCAATTACCAAGGATACTGCCAAAGATAATAATATTAATATACGCGAGGCACTTCGGGAAGCTTTCTATCATAGAAGCTATCGTTTTCTTACATCCGGATTTTTTGTGTGTGGTTTCCATGTAGCTTTCGTTGCTATTCATTTGCCAGCTTTTGTCCATGACCGTTGCGCAGCGCCAGGTCTTGGTGCTACGGCATTAATGCTGATAGCATTTTGTAATATGATTGGAGCTGCAACATCGGGTTGGCTGGGCGGACGCTACTCAAAAAAATATTTATTATCTGCAATCTACAGTGGCCGGGCTTTGGTCATGTGTTGTTTTCTTCTATTCCCTGTCACTCCTTTAACTGTAATCGTTTTCTCCTGTTTTATTGGTCTTCTCTGGTTAAGCACGGTTCCGCCCACATCTGGCCTAGTAAGCCAGATTTTTGGACTACGATACATGGGGATGCTCTACGGGATTGTTTTCCTGAGCCATCAGTTAGGTGCATTTGTGGGGATATGGCTTGGCGGCTATATTTTTGACAGCACTGGTAGCTATGCGATTGTATGGTGGACTGCTGTTGCTTTGGCTGCCGCAAGTGCGATTATTCATTTACCAATAGATGAAAGGCCACTAGCCCGTTTAAATAAAGCTTGA
- a CDS encoding metallophosphoesterase, whose product MTRILHWTDMHMRLQLPGTAKDPSRLSRKVPALLERLKDRILTHAPDVLVLSGDLLDVPASVINGKTPDERSLSDWLNDVRSDLIFIKEWLLAVGIPFVVVPGNNDDEKSFAEVFNGYGSPNDIAGLRFYCFWDRLSTEQQPTRDKFNAALFHEAISGDEHECAQVHVQHYMIHPPVFAKNKHYQYTTAVDLKKSIDQSGRVLAVLSGHYHPGTLVEGKVLHSGAPAFCEKPFSYRVYDLDKQLPARVETCILDN is encoded by the coding sequence ATGACAAGAATACTTCACTGGACAGACATGCATATGCGCCTCCAATTACCTGGTACGGCAAAAGATCCGTCTCGGCTTTCGCGAAAAGTTCCGGCTCTTTTAGAGCGTCTGAAGGACAGGATTTTAACTCACGCGCCCGATGTTTTGGTGCTGTCTGGTGATTTGCTCGATGTCCCGGCATCAGTAATTAATGGCAAAACACCAGATGAACGGTCTCTTAGTGACTGGCTCAACGATGTGAGATCGGACCTGATTTTTATAAAAGAATGGTTGTTGGCAGTTGGGATACCATTCGTTGTGGTGCCTGGAAATAATGATGATGAAAAATCTTTTGCAGAAGTTTTTAACGGTTACGGGTCTCCTAACGATATTGCTGGATTACGTTTCTATTGTTTTTGGGACAGGTTATCTACTGAACAGCAACCAACTCGTGATAAATTCAATGCAGCTCTTTTCCATGAAGCAATTTCAGGTGACGAGCATGAGTGTGCACAAGTGCATGTGCAGCATTACATGATACATCCGCCGGTTTTTGCAAAGAACAAGCACTATCAGTATACGACTGCTGTTGATTTAAAAAAATCAATAGATCAATCGGGTAGGGTGCTTGCCGTTCTATCGGGCCACTATCATCCTGGGACACTGGTCGAGGGAAAAGTTCTACATTCTGGCGCCCCCGCATTTTGCGAGAAGCCTTTTTCATACCGTGTGTATGATCTGGACAAACAATTGCCTGCCAGGGTTGAAACCTGCATCTTAGACAACTGA
- a CDS encoding GIY-YIG nuclease family protein, with protein MGTLERRAQSTKRVCRTYVGWTNDIDARLAAHNAGVGARATRGRKWKLLYAESYQSKSEAMSREWHLKRNRKLRRDIASVMTQGE; from the coding sequence ATTGGAACTTTAGAGCGCCGCGCTCAAAGTACAAAAAGGGTATGCCGTACTTATGTCGGATGGACAAATGATATTGATGCACGTCTGGCTGCCCACAATGCAGGAGTTGGTGCGCGTGCGACTCGCGGTCGTAAATGGAAGTTACTCTACGCTGAGAGTTACCAAAGTAAGAGCGAAGCAATGAGCCGAGAATGGCATTTGAAACGTAACCGCAAACTTCGCCGAGACATCGCTAGTGTGATGACACAGGGAGAGTAA
- a CDS encoding GNAT family N-acetyltransferase, with amino-acid sequence MCECDIIFRRAVQADLCAIVKMLSDDPIGVAREVPAEPLPKVYLDAFRAISVDDNQLLVVAVNSKTIVGTMQLSFIPGIARTGMWRGQIEAVRVLKKYRNTGLGRRMLCWGIERFKEKGCGIVQLTTDKKRTNAHRFYNSMGFVASHEGYKLVLG; translated from the coding sequence ATGTGTGAGTGCGATATTATATTCCGTCGGGCCGTTCAGGCTGATCTCTGTGCAATTGTCAAAATGCTCTCAGACGATCCCATAGGCGTAGCGCGTGAGGTTCCAGCAGAGCCTCTCCCAAAGGTTTATTTGGATGCATTCCGAGCAATTTCAGTTGATGATAACCAGCTATTAGTAGTTGCGGTAAATAGCAAGACCATAGTGGGCACTATGCAGCTAAGCTTTATCCCGGGCATAGCTCGCACTGGAATGTGGCGAGGTCAGATAGAGGCAGTGCGGGTTTTGAAGAAATACAGAAACACAGGACTTGGCCGCAGAATGCTCTGTTGGGGTATAGAACGCTTTAAGGAAAAGGGGTGCGGCATAGTACAGTTAACAACTGACAAAAAACGCACAAACGCCCATCGATTTTATAACAGTATGGGTTTTGTTGCGAGCCATGAGGGTTACAAGTTAGTTTTGGGTTAG
- a CDS encoding alpha/beta hydrolase, with protein MPKLVFIHGPGAGGCSDAFVNQLDYFPDALAPDLPGHLEGTRCFNIERYTDWVRGWIWAHGAKSNLVLCGYTLGASISLQYGLDYPDEVAGLILMTVAMRPKVREKNTYQMRLNAVENKKSYQEWIDFQVRAMHAVPKALRRKLLQRHKQVGPVSQYHDLKAIDCFDVRDRIESLRPKLLLIRGLNDHGNPPNYEAEIHKQVPGSQYIELKNAGHFPTTEAPSTVNPIIEKFVATL; from the coding sequence ATGCCAAAGCTAGTTTTTATCCATGGCCCGGGTGCGGGTGGGTGCTCTGATGCATTCGTCAACCAGTTAGATTATTTCCCCGATGCTTTGGCACCCGACTTGCCTGGACATTTAGAAGGAACCCGATGCTTTAATATAGAACGTTATACTGATTGGGTTCGCGGTTGGATCTGGGCCCACGGGGCAAAATCCAACCTTGTCCTATGTGGATATACGCTCGGCGCATCAATTTCGCTGCAATATGGCCTGGACTATCCAGATGAAGTTGCTGGCCTGATATTGATGACTGTTGCTATGAGACCAAAAGTCCGAGAAAAAAACACCTACCAGATGCGTCTTAATGCTGTGGAGAATAAAAAAAGCTATCAAGAATGGATTGATTTCCAAGTTAGAGCTATGCATGCCGTGCCAAAGGCGTTGAGAAGAAAACTACTGCAGCGCCATAAGCAGGTAGGACCAGTCTCACAATATCATGACCTGAAAGCTATTGACTGTTTTGACGTGCGCGACCGCATTGAATCCTTACGGCCAAAGCTTTTACTTATTCGTGGTCTCAATGATCACGGCAACCCACCAAACTACGAAGCCGAAATTCACAAGCAAGTCCCAGGATCCCAATACATAGAATTGAAAAATGCTGGGCATTTTCCAACGACCGAGGCTCCTTCGACTGTAAACCCGATAATCGAAAAATTTGTGGCAACCTTATGA
- a CDS encoding Ldh family oxidoreductase, with amino-acid sequence MVILKKGTSLRVSSDNLRALAETIFQKRGVPKKDAVLVADILIEANLRGHDSHGVIRIPNWIKGLDCGALKPACQPSVVRDKGATALLHGDSGLGPVVAKKATDLVLQKAKNFGVGLVSVRKASHIGILQYYSQWLAENGVIGIVLTNTEPGVAPFGSRQQILGTNPLTISVPSAGTPYLVDMSTSVAARGKIVNALERGESIPDGWAIDEKGNPTTNPTDALKGALLPAGGAKGSALAIMIDFLAGGLAGGSVGTKVSGTMNTDQEITKGDMFLAIDPGSIGSKRRFIGCVEELASEIHHSQPLPGAEMVLMPGEFEQIQKKKNLRCGIDITKKLLAEIQKLAE; translated from the coding sequence ATGGTGATTTTAAAAAAAGGAACTTCTTTACGCGTCTCCTCAGATAACCTTCGTGCTTTAGCTGAGACAATATTTCAAAAACGCGGTGTGCCAAAGAAAGACGCGGTTTTAGTAGCAGATATATTGATAGAGGCTAACTTACGTGGGCATGACTCCCATGGCGTTATTCGTATACCAAACTGGATTAAAGGATTGGACTGTGGTGCTCTTAAACCAGCATGTCAGCCCTCAGTTGTTCGAGACAAAGGTGCAACCGCTTTGCTACATGGTGATAGTGGTCTTGGGCCTGTGGTTGCAAAAAAAGCAACAGATCTCGTACTTCAAAAGGCTAAAAACTTTGGTGTTGGGTTAGTAAGTGTGCGTAAAGCATCGCATATTGGCATTTTGCAATATTACTCTCAGTGGCTTGCCGAAAATGGCGTGATAGGAATAGTGCTAACAAACACGGAGCCTGGTGTAGCCCCTTTTGGGAGCCGACAACAAATACTCGGCACCAATCCTTTAACTATTTCTGTACCCTCGGCAGGTACTCCGTACCTGGTAGATATGTCAACAAGTGTTGCGGCTCGTGGCAAGATTGTTAACGCTCTCGAGCGTGGTGAGAGTATTCCAGATGGGTGGGCTATTGATGAAAAGGGTAATCCAACCACAAATCCAACAGACGCATTGAAAGGAGCCTTATTACCCGCGGGTGGGGCAAAAGGGTCGGCCTTAGCGATAATGATCGATTTTTTAGCAGGAGGGTTGGCCGGTGGTTCCGTAGGTACGAAAGTAAGCGGAACTATGAATACTGATCAAGAAATTACAAAAGGAGATATGTTTCTTGCTATCGATCCTGGCTCGATCGGCTCTAAACGTAGGTTTATCGGCTGCGTAGAAGAATTAGCATCCGAAATACATCACAGTCAGCCTTTGCCAGGTGCAGAAATGGTTTTAATGCCCGGCGAGTTCGAACAAATACAAAAAAAGAAGAACTTAAGATGCGGGATCGACATTACAAAAAAACTGCTGGCTGAAATACAAAAGCTTGCAGAGTGA
- a CDS encoding choline dehydrogenase, translating to MADSIENFDFVIVGGGSAGCVLANRLSENPKTSVCLIEAGASDSSPLIHIPLGVMFLIDHKKWNWNYKTAGQANASNRKISIPRGRVIGGSSSINGMVYARGNKRDYDDWANKAGCVGWSYREVLPYFIRSENNEIFRNDPLHGTSGPLHVSRVKKPNKMLNLLFEATDSMQFPRRLDFNDGDQEGFGERQVTIKNGKRWSAAKAYLDPVRRRQNLKILTQAHVNKVLIQDGKATGVEFLQHGEQQIIYANREVLISCGSIVSPTVLMRSGIGDPEELKKHGIAINSSVPGVGKNLQDHIAVSVVTQTASIAGYGISFKALPKLVYHGIDYLLNRSGMIASNINEATGYIKTKPNLDRPNIQIGFAPAVRARGGRKLTYGHGYSCNVSLMHPKSLGSVSIADTDPKSSPLIDPNFLSDERDLDALVAGIKVTRRILASHAFDAVRGPELRPGKEIVMDNELKQYVRNNCATVYHPVRTCAMGPDDDPMAVVDTQLRVNGIRGLRVVDASVMPLQIGGNTNAPTIMIAEKAADMLLGKPAAPAFRDF from the coding sequence ATGGCGGATTCTATTGAAAACTTCGACTTCGTTATTGTAGGGGGTGGCTCTGCCGGCTGCGTTCTTGCTAATCGGCTCTCCGAGAACCCAAAGACTAGCGTCTGCCTAATTGAAGCGGGCGCTAGCGATAGTTCACCGCTAATTCATATACCTTTAGGCGTGATGTTTCTGATCGATCATAAAAAATGGAATTGGAATTACAAAACTGCGGGTCAAGCCAACGCATCGAACCGAAAAATATCAATCCCACGAGGTCGGGTTATCGGCGGGTCCAGCTCAATCAATGGTATGGTGTATGCCCGTGGCAATAAACGCGATTATGATGATTGGGCTAATAAGGCGGGCTGCGTTGGTTGGTCATATCGTGAAGTGCTCCCTTACTTCATCCGTTCAGAAAATAATGAAATTTTCCGAAATGATCCACTACATGGAACCTCAGGGCCCCTACATGTAAGTAGGGTCAAGAAGCCAAACAAGATGCTCAATCTGCTCTTCGAAGCAACTGATTCTATGCAATTTCCTCGCCGTCTTGACTTTAACGATGGCGATCAGGAGGGCTTCGGTGAAAGGCAAGTAACGATAAAAAATGGTAAACGATGGTCTGCGGCGAAGGCCTACCTGGACCCCGTACGGAGAAGACAGAACCTCAAAATCCTCACTCAGGCACACGTGAATAAGGTTTTAATTCAAGATGGCAAGGCGACAGGCGTTGAATTTTTGCAGCATGGAGAGCAACAAATCATTTACGCCAATCGCGAGGTGCTGATTTCATGCGGCTCAATAGTGTCGCCCACAGTGCTTATGCGTTCTGGAATTGGTGATCCTGAGGAACTGAAGAAACACGGCATAGCAATTAATTCGTCGGTCCCAGGGGTTGGTAAGAACCTGCAAGACCATATTGCTGTAAGTGTGGTTACACAAACAGCGAGCATCGCGGGTTATGGTATTTCGTTTAAAGCTTTACCTAAACTAGTCTATCACGGAATTGATTATCTTCTCAACCGGTCTGGGATGATTGCTAGTAATATCAATGAAGCAACAGGCTATATTAAAACAAAGCCTAACTTAGACCGGCCAAATATACAAATTGGTTTTGCGCCCGCCGTTAGGGCCCGTGGTGGGCGCAAACTAACCTACGGGCATGGTTACAGCTGCAATGTATCATTAATGCATCCAAAAAGCTTGGGGTCTGTGTCTATAGCCGATACTGATCCAAAATCATCACCGCTTATAGATCCAAATTTTCTGAGCGATGAACGAGATCTAGATGCTTTGGTTGCCGGTATAAAAGTAACGCGTCGCATACTTGCATCTCACGCTTTCGACGCGGTGCGCGGCCCTGAATTACGGCCAGGGAAGGAAATTGTAATGGACAACGAGTTAAAACAGTATGTCCGAAATAATTGTGCTACAGTTTACCATCCTGTTCGCACGTGCGCTATGGGACCTGACGATGATCCAATGGCGGTGGTCGATACGCAGCTTCGCGTTAATGGAATAAGAGGTCTGCGTGTAGTCGACGCCTCTGTTATGCCTCTACAGATTGGTGGAAATACGAATGCGCCAACAATCATGATCGCTGAAAAAGCAGCGGATATGTTGCTTGGAAAACCTGCAGCGCCGGCTTTTAGGGATTTCTAA
- a CDS encoding D-2-hydroxyacid dehydrogenase, which produces MKILALLNLSEAEQQNILSTHPAVELIMAPGYFDGEIRDTWPAFCCDNYLAPQASGCATRSERDALLADADVIFGGWPYPLDMRRRSPKLKWFHQQPAGANNLLKSDLWESDVIVTTSRGYGNTLAIAEFALAGLLHFSKNFHIAKQDCAQQNFNKSKYQSLLIEGKTLCVVGAGGIGSQLGRLADRLGMRVVGTKRSTSGALPTGFSKIKNPSGLLELLAESHFVAVCCQLTKETYHLLNEDAFNAIKPGGVIVNIARGEIIDEDAMVKALNCEHLRGAALDCYVGEFENPPPPILWNHPKIVITPHCSGKSDIDHKRHTEVFCKNLKAFIAGEPMLNKIDWVTGY; this is translated from the coding sequence ATGAAGATCCTCGCATTACTGAATCTGTCGGAGGCAGAACAACAAAATATCCTCTCCACTCATCCAGCTGTTGAACTTATTATGGCACCTGGTTACTTTGATGGAGAAATCCGGGATACGTGGCCAGCGTTCTGCTGTGATAACTACCTTGCACCTCAAGCATCAGGCTGCGCCACACGGTCAGAACGGGATGCTCTTTTGGCAGATGCTGATGTAATTTTCGGCGGATGGCCATACCCGTTGGATATGCGCCGCCGGTCGCCTAAGCTGAAATGGTTCCATCAGCAACCAGCTGGCGCAAACAATCTTCTTAAAAGCGACCTGTGGGAGAGTGACGTAATCGTTACCACGTCACGGGGTTACGGAAACACCCTTGCCATTGCTGAGTTTGCATTGGCTGGCTTGCTTCACTTTTCAAAAAATTTTCATATCGCTAAACAGGATTGTGCACAACAAAACTTCAACAAATCGAAATATCAATCCTTGTTAATTGAAGGCAAAACGTTATGTGTTGTCGGCGCTGGTGGTATAGGTTCACAACTAGGTCGACTCGCTGACAGACTTGGAATGAGAGTAGTTGGCACAAAACGATCAACGTCGGGCGCCCTTCCAACTGGATTCTCTAAAATAAAAAATCCGTCAGGCCTTTTAGAGCTTCTCGCGGAAAGTCACTTCGTCGCTGTTTGTTGTCAATTGACAAAAGAAACCTATCACCTGTTAAACGAGGATGCATTTAATGCCATCAAACCTGGGGGTGTTATAGTCAATATAGCACGTGGGGAAATTATTGATGAGGATGCCATGGTTAAAGCACTTAATTGTGAGCACCTCCGAGGGGCTGCCCTTGATTGCTATGTTGGTGAATTTGAGAATCCACCACCGCCTATTTTATGGAATCACCCAAAGATTGTTATAACACCTCACTGTTCTGGGAAGTCCGATATAGATCACAAACGCCATACTGAAGTCTTTTGCAAAAATCTTAAAGCATTTATAGCAGGAGAACCCATGCTTAATAAAATAGATTGGGTAACCGGTTATTAG
- the comE gene encoding sulfopyruvate decarboxylase subunit beta: MIRSEVTKSLIPVITDELVICNIGLPSQELFMHDDQPSNFYMLGTMGLCSSIGLGLALNQSAPVLAIDGDGSVLTNFGTLATIANNPADNFTLLIIDNGSYGSTGDQPTYAGKKTSLSKVAKACGCANVVECQGEEAAEEVGKALKGKQMTIIVCKCESGNVPVPNILTHPVSIRDRFMTEVKARN, encoded by the coding sequence ATGATACGGAGCGAAGTTACCAAATCCCTAATACCGGTTATTACCGACGAACTTGTTATATGCAACATTGGCCTACCTTCTCAGGAATTATTTATGCACGATGATCAGCCGTCCAACTTCTATATGCTTGGAACGATGGGCCTTTGTTCATCCATAGGCCTTGGCCTAGCTCTCAACCAAAGTGCACCCGTGCTAGCAATTGATGGTGATGGCTCTGTACTTACAAATTTTGGCACACTAGCCACTATAGCAAATAATCCAGCAGACAACTTCACTCTATTAATCATAGACAATGGTTCCTATGGGTCGACGGGTGATCAACCAACCTATGCAGGAAAGAAGACATCTTTATCCAAGGTCGCGAAAGCTTGCGGCTGCGCAAACGTTGTAGAATGCCAAGGAGAGGAGGCTGCGGAAGAGGTTGGCAAGGCTCTTAAGGGAAAGCAAATGACCATAATTGTTTGTAAATGTGAGAGTGGAAATGTTCCTGTTCCTAATATCCTGACTCACCCCGTTTCCATTCGCGATCGTTTTATGACTGAAGTCAAGGCACGCAATTAG